In one window of Agromyces badenianii DNA:
- a CDS encoding DNA polymerase IV — MLHVDLDQFVAAVEVLRHPELAGLPVIVGGRGDPTERAVVSTASYEAREFGVGSGMPLRIAARKAPTAVILPVDAEAYAAASARVMATLRSQPGATVQLLGWDEAFVGVATEDPEAYARMLQRAVLDRTELHCSVGIGDTLVRAKVATGFGKPRGVFRLTADNWLEVMGDRPTIELWGVGTKISRRLAGLGIATVAELAAVEPAALVEEFGPKMGPWYAQLGRGDGTDVVDDTPWVARGHSRETTFQQDLTERQQIEDAVRELAARVLDDVAEEGRPVMGLTLKVRYAPFITKVFTKKIAETFDRDAALERVLELADRIDPDRPIRLLGLRAEMPMPDDTREGHTPTRSGW; from the coding sequence GTGCTGCACGTCGACCTCGACCAGTTCGTCGCCGCCGTCGAGGTGCTGCGGCATCCCGAGCTCGCCGGCCTGCCCGTGATCGTCGGCGGCCGGGGCGACCCGACCGAGCGAGCGGTGGTCTCGACCGCCTCCTACGAGGCTCGCGAGTTCGGCGTCGGCTCCGGGATGCCGCTGCGCATCGCCGCCCGCAAGGCGCCCACTGCGGTGATCCTGCCGGTCGACGCCGAGGCCTACGCCGCGGCATCCGCTCGGGTCATGGCGACCCTGCGCTCGCAGCCCGGAGCGACCGTGCAGCTGCTGGGCTGGGACGAGGCCTTCGTCGGCGTGGCGACCGAGGACCCCGAGGCGTACGCCCGGATGCTGCAGCGGGCCGTGCTCGACCGAACCGAGCTGCACTGCAGCGTCGGCATCGGGGACACCCTGGTGCGCGCCAAGGTCGCGACCGGCTTCGGCAAGCCGCGCGGTGTCTTCCGGCTCACGGCCGACAACTGGCTGGAGGTGATGGGCGACCGGCCGACCATCGAGCTCTGGGGTGTCGGCACGAAGATCTCGCGCCGGCTCGCCGGGCTCGGCATCGCCACCGTCGCCGAGCTCGCGGCGGTCGAACCCGCCGCGCTCGTCGAGGAGTTCGGCCCGAAGATGGGCCCGTGGTACGCGCAGCTCGGTCGCGGCGATGGCACCGACGTCGTCGACGACACGCCCTGGGTCGCCAGGGGGCACAGCCGCGAGACGACCTTCCAGCAAGACCTCACCGAACGGCAGCAGATCGAGGATGCCGTGCGAGAGCTGGCCGCGCGAGTGCTCGACGATGTCGCCGAGGAGGGCCGGCCGGTGATGGGGCTGACCCTGAAGGTGCGCTACGCGCCCTTCATCACCAAGGTGTTCACGAAGAAGATCGCCGAGACGTTCGATCGAGACGCCGCCCTGGAGCGGGTACTGGAGCTTGCGGATCGGATCGATCCCGACCGCCCGATCCGGCTGCTCGGGCTGCGGGCCGAGATGCCGATGCCCGACGACACCCGCGAGGGGCACACGCCGACGCGCAGCGGCTGGTGA
- a CDS encoding SGNH/GDSL hydrolase family protein, which produces MTAFAPPSADTPRLGAGVMLAASTVLGTFGVRPFRERVLENKSTLNDTLPVHSKWWRDHAKLDGELLYVAIGDSAAQGIGASRPDRSYVGVLADEVREVTGRSVRVVNLSVSGATTTLAVRDQLPRFRGLRPDVVTVAIGANDIAEWNPAAFDRNIRSIFAELPAHAVVADLPCFHLPHNERKVAEANRMLRAAARDHGLVVAPLHEVTRRQGLRGILTQFARDMFHPNDHGYAVWADAFRPALTATLRSRLLDASAALVARH; this is translated from the coding sequence GTGACCGCATTCGCTCCCCCTTCCGCCGACACTCCCCGACTCGGCGCCGGCGTCATGCTGGCTGCGTCGACGGTGCTCGGCACCTTCGGAGTGCGTCCGTTCCGCGAGCGGGTGCTCGAGAACAAGTCGACCCTGAACGACACGCTGCCGGTGCACTCGAAGTGGTGGCGCGACCACGCGAAGCTCGACGGCGAGTTGCTCTACGTCGCGATCGGCGACAGCGCGGCGCAGGGCATCGGGGCGTCGCGGCCCGACCGCAGCTACGTCGGCGTGCTGGCCGACGAGGTGCGCGAGGTGACGGGGCGGAGCGTCCGCGTCGTGAACCTGAGCGTCTCGGGTGCGACGACGACGCTCGCCGTGCGCGACCAGCTGCCGCGTTTCCGTGGCCTGCGGCCCGACGTCGTGACGGTCGCGATCGGCGCCAACGACATCGCCGAGTGGAATCCCGCGGCGTTCGACCGCAACATCCGCTCGATCTTCGCGGAGCTGCCCGCCCACGCCGTCGTCGCCGACCTGCCGTGCTTCCACCTGCCGCACAACGAGCGCAAGGTCGCCGAGGCGAATCGGATGCTGCGTGCCGCCGCCCGCGACCACGGACTCGTCGTCGCGCCGTTGCACGAGGTCACCCGGCGGCAGGGGCTCCGCGGCATCCTCACGCAGTTCGCCCGTGACATGTTCCACCCGAACGACCACGGGTACGCGGTGTGGGCCGACGCGTTCCGGCCGGCGCTCACCGCGACGCTGCGATCGCGGCTTCTCGACGCCTCGGCCGCACTCGTCGCGCGTCACTGA